The Pangasianodon hypophthalmus isolate fPanHyp1 chromosome 2, fPanHyp1.pri, whole genome shotgun sequence genome window below encodes:
- the snrpc gene encoding U1 small nuclear ribonucleoprotein C, whose translation MPKFYCDYCDTYLTHDSPSVRKTHCSGRKHKENVKDYYQKWMEEQAQSLIDKTTAAFQQGKIPPTPFPGAGPPGGSLLPHPNISGPPRPGMLPAPPMGGPPMMPMMGPPPHGMMPGGPGPGMRPPMGGHMQMMPGPHMMRPPARPMMLPVRPGMARPDR comes from the exons ATGCCGAA attTTACTGTGACTACTGCGACACATACTTAACACACGACTCG CCATCAGTAAGGAAAACTCACTGCAGTGGACGCAAACACAAAGAGAATGTAAAGGACTATTATCAGAAATGGATGGAGGAGCAGGCCCAGAGCCTGATCGACAAAACAA cTGCGGCATTCCAGCAGGGGAAAATTCCACCCACGCCGTTCCCGGGCGCTGGCCCTCCGGGCGGATCGCTGCTCCCTCATCCCAATATCA GTGGACCGCCTAGGCCAGGCATGTTACCAGCTCCTCCAATGGGTGGCCCTCCAATGATGCCCATGATGGGTCCTCCTCCACATGGCATGATGCCTGGTGGTCCAG GCCCGGGTATGCGGCCCCCTATGGGTGGGCATATGCAAATGATGCCAGGTCCACACATGATGCGACCTCCTGCTCGGCCAATGATGCTCCCTGTAAGACCTGGCATGGCACGACCGGATCGATAG